The following are encoded together in the Streptomyces sp. NBC_00358 genome:
- a CDS encoding CGNR zinc finger domain-containing protein: MLITHDTRCALDAVVDLVNTAPEDGTADGLADVPSLADFVRKHEISDVGVLSERDLAAVQDIRGRFAGIFAADDPRDAASLINELVAAAGTTPRLTDHDGYDWHVHYFAPGASVADHLAADCGMALAFFVVAGEQERLRRCEAPDCRRAFVDLSRNRSRRYCDSRTCGNRLHVAAYRARRKEAAG; the protein is encoded by the coding sequence GTGCTGATCACCCACGACACCCGGTGCGCGCTCGACGCCGTGGTGGATCTGGTGAACACCGCGCCGGAGGACGGGACGGCGGACGGGCTCGCCGATGTACCGTCCCTGGCCGATTTCGTGCGAAAGCACGAGATCAGTGATGTGGGGGTGCTGTCGGAGCGTGACCTCGCGGCCGTGCAGGACATTCGCGGCCGGTTCGCGGGGATCTTCGCCGCCGATGATCCGCGTGACGCCGCCTCGCTGATCAACGAACTGGTCGCCGCCGCCGGCACCACGCCTCGTCTGACGGACCACGACGGTTACGACTGGCATGTCCACTACTTCGCGCCCGGCGCCTCGGTCGCCGACCACCTCGCGGCGGACTGCGGGATGGCGCTGGCCTTCTTCGTCGTCGCCGGGGAGCAGGAACGGCTGCGCCGCTGCGAGGCTCCGGACTGCCGACGGGCCTTCGTCGATCTGTCCCGCAATCGCTCCCGCCGCTACTGCGACAGCCGCACCTGCGGGAACCGGCTTCACGTCGCCGCCTACCGGGCGCGCCGCAAGGAAGCCGCGGGCTGA
- a CDS encoding SsgA family sporulation/cell division regulator, which produces MNTTVSCELHLRLVVSSESSLPVPAGLRYDTADPYAVHATFHTGAEETVEWVFARDLLAEGLHRPTGTGDVRVWPSRSHGQGVVCIALSSPEGEALLEAPARALESFLKRTDAAVPPGTEHRHFDLDTELSHILAES; this is translated from the coding sequence ATGAACACCACGGTCAGCTGCGAGCTGCACCTGCGCCTCGTTGTGTCGAGCGAGTCCTCACTGCCTGTACCCGCAGGACTGCGGTATGACACGGCCGATCCCTACGCCGTGCACGCCACCTTCCACACCGGAGCCGAGGAAACCGTCGAGTGGGTGTTCGCCCGCGACCTCCTCGCCGAGGGCCTGCACCGGCCCACCGGTACCGGCGACGTCCGAGTCTGGCCGTCCCGAAGCCACGGCCAGGGCGTCGTATGCATCGCCCTGAGCTCTCCGGAGGGCGAAGCCCTGCTCGAAGCCCCTGCGAGGGCCCTGGAGTCATTCCTGAAGCGAACGGACGCAGCCGTGCCGCCCGGCACGGAACACCGGCACTTCGATCTCGACACGGAGCTCTCACACATCCTGGCCGAGAGCTGA
- a CDS encoding TIGR02611 family protein — protein sequence MNTGSDEPGEVAMVDDGAKNERALGSRAPEFIKARRALHMSWQVGVFVVGLAVVVAGVIMLPLPGPGWLVIFGGMAIWATEFVWAQLVLRWTKRKVTEVTQRALDPKVRRRNIVITTVGLVIVAVLVGVYLWKFGLAMPWNVKQ from the coding sequence ATGAATACGGGGAGTGACGAGCCGGGCGAGGTCGCCATGGTGGACGACGGGGCGAAGAATGAGCGAGCGCTCGGTTCGCGGGCGCCCGAATTCATCAAGGCGCGCCGCGCGCTGCACATGAGCTGGCAGGTGGGCGTTTTCGTCGTGGGGCTCGCGGTGGTCGTCGCGGGCGTGATCATGCTTCCGCTGCCGGGTCCCGGCTGGCTGGTGATCTTCGGCGGCATGGCGATCTGGGCGACCGAGTTCGTCTGGGCCCAGCTGGTGCTCCGCTGGACGAAGCGCAAGGTCACGGAGGTCACGCAGCGGGCGCTCGACCCGAAGGTCCGCCGCCGCAACATCGTCATCACCACGGTCGGCCTCGTGATCGTCGCGGTCCTCGTCGGTGTCTACCTCTGGAAGTTCGGCCTCGCGATGCCCTGGAACGTCAAGCAGTGA